The window TACATagcgcaaaattggaactctaatttgaaattctaatttaagtttctttcagcttcacttattattatatatatagatgagttaAGCATATGGATGAGTTAAGCTCAAACTTAAGTTTATACTTAGCGATTAAATTAGCCAagatcaaatataataatatgtttatGAAGAAACATATTAAATTAGCTATtcatttgtattctttttcataaattttttgaattgaaaatttctcTTCAATGATAATTCTTACCTAACAGGCAAATCATATTTTACTTTACCCTTTTCTCCATTTTAATTAATCAAACTTAAtgctttaaatattttattttaacatatacAAACACTTGCAGATTTAATTGGAAAAGTGACCATAGTTGGACCTATTGAACAAGTTCAAATTGACAATGGCTACACAAATATAAGAAATCTTCAAGTTCTCCTACACGAGTGAGAAACATTCATTTACTGCCGGTAATTACAAATACTATACGCATCAAATTAacctttttaatatttattgaatgCTTATAACATATCTTCAAGGACAGAGAAATAAAACTTTCATTGTGGGATGGAGTTGCTGTAACAATTATTGAAAATGACTTCAAACAAGATGAAGATCCCTATATAATTAGTGTTACTTCAACGATTGTTAAAGCATTCCAAGGTCACGAAAGATAAATggtatatgtatatgtaattttaaaaaataaaacataaatagtTGTGTATGACAAATCCTTCAATATGTTATATGGTTTTTTTAGGCAAACTGAATCTTAGCACCACGTACAAGCAAAGTTTATGTCAATTTGGATATTATAGATGTTTATGAGCTTATTGACATGTTCATAGACATTTACTTTAATAATTCTCTATGATGGATTACCAatggattttttgtttaattcatCTCTTATTATGTACAAATATAGAGAGCTATTGAGGATGAAGGAGATaatgttgtttgacatattccAACACAtgacaaaaaaccaaaatctaaaTCAGAACTGTTAATGCAAACTACGATATCATGGACAAAAATTTAAGCTTTGGAATGGGAAGAAGGAGTAAAGGTTTTCTCTATAATGAACTATTTCAAATCTAAATCTTTATTATCCAAACTAAAACTAACCACAATAAATGATTGCAAGAAAAGTTTTTTAGGGTGCGTTTGAATTGACTTCAAATggattccggaaatgattttccggaaaattggGTGTTTGGTTGTTACTTCAAATTCGGTCAAACTGAAAAGTATTTCCAGTTGACCGAAAATGAGAGCCAAAAcaacggaaaatcatttccgttttcattttcacttcaaatgatTTCCGGCCttggaaaatagaagagagagagagagagaaagagcaagAAGATCGCCAACGTCGGAGCAAGAAGATCGCATCAGAGCAAGACGATCGCACCGCTCCGATCGTTCAAACCCACCCTCGTTGAACCCAGTCACCGATCATCAAGATCGTCTCACCATTTCTGGACCACGCGcgaagagagagacagagagagtagAGAGTTCGTCGCACCGCGAACCCACTCGCACTGACGAACCCACTCGCTCCGACGAACCCACTCACACCGCGAACCCACTCGCACCGACGAACCCCGACGAACCCACTCGCACCGCGAACCCACTCGCACCAACGAACCCACTCGCATCGATTCGTTCTCGTTCTcgtttgaaatttttgtgattttgattttttactttctctctttgatctctgattttgttgttgttgttgttgtggtggcgtgggtggtggtgttttggtggttttcctgttgtgtggtggtgggttttgtgggggtggtggtggaaaatagcattttcagagtgttaccaaacacatgaaattattttctagaaaaattttcataacacaaccaaacacgcgaaaatattttcctttctggaaaatagcatttccggaaaataaatattttccgaaaaatattttacatgaaccAAACGCAGCCTTACTTGCTATGCTGATATTGTAAACATAGAAGCGAAATTTGAGTAGAATTATATCTCATGTCAACTTTGCAAACAAATAGTAAAGTTGCAAAATAATATGTTTTGCAAATCTGAATCTCAGTTCCCTATGCCTAGgtgaccaaattgttctttacttatattatataaatatgatTTACAAATAGTAAAGTTGCAAACTAATATGTTTTGCAAATCTGAATCTCAGTTCCCTATGCCTAGGTGACAAATTGTTCCTtacttatattatataaatatgataATGATTGCATAGGAAAGCAAAATGATAATTGCTTTAATTAAGACGTAAAAATAAGCTTATTACATTTTctaatttctttcattattatatTCAATTACTAAGTACAAATCCAAGTGAAAGATAACAacttcttttgttctttttgataacgaagtagaaaaaataattcaaaattttgcttTGGAACTTTCTTCAAAAGTATCTAATCTAAATTCTTAACCATTTccaatttttgttaattattcaaatttcttaatATTCTTCATTTGATGGTCATATATATTGAAGCAAAGTGCAAGAAACATACAATACAACAAGCTCTTACTATGAAACAAAGACCAAagccaaaatatcaaatttggTCAATAATCAATCATAGAAACATTATGACAAACATATACAGAGCAATTCCAACAATCACCATTAATATGAACCGTTCCACAATCTAATTCCATTCCAAAAAAGCAAAATATGTTTTAAGTAGTtctaaaatgataaaatcttGAACATATCCATGTCATAATTAAATTACATTAACTAATATTCTATATGTTTAATAACCCATAATACTACTATAATTGACAATTTTCGTGCGTAAGCACGAGTTACATACTAGTAACATTAATAAAGTCAGGCACTCCTATTTGATTATTCGGCCAGCACGTGAGCACACCATATAGATTTACAGGacagtttgagatttttttttaaaattttttgatagaAGATAGTTTGAGATATTTTACACACCTGTATACAGTATCTCGGTGATGTATACAATATCTCAACTACTAAACCCATCGTCCCATATAGTCAGtgccggctcaaggcctaggcaacttaggcctaggcctaaggccccacaacaaataaaaaatttccctaCTAAAAAAAAGCCCCATCTCCCTTAGTAAAaggcccaaaattttataaaaatataacattttttaaataattggtacttttttttagagtgaTGCTAAAGAtaccacaaattttactatagatTTAACTGACATAtcaccaatcacataaaaaagtaattcaaacacaaataaattaagttgttgaaattcatcaattacagtcataatcacatttattgtgaacattttgtttagtatttttctttttcatttctaacaaggcttttaaaataggagaccaataaaaatttaacccaattgaaaccctaagatgtttcaaataaaatgcatCAAATGTGATAAATCATTAATGATGACTAATCTCCTACTAAGCCACACACCAAATATTATCTATCTAtatctttctcttaaaaagaatatataaaattaaaatttagattacaaCTATACTTAACTATGCATAATCATATATCCAAGTTAAAGtaagttcttttttattcaactttaaTATTCAAtcttctatatgaaattaatctTAGTTTAACtagtattattcatcaatttctgtatttacatcaaattagtcttaatttaattagtattatataattttatttaattaatgtttacatataaaaaggccccatataaaatttttgccttaggccccaaattttgTTGGGCCGGCCCTGCATATAGTATACTTTTTCCAGGTTCCAAAGGTTGCTtaagccctttttttttggtagaactTTTGGATGTTTCGTGTGCAAGTGTGTTATAACTCCTCTTCATCGAAAAAGAGATATTGTATACATCACTTAGGACTACGAGTAGAATGTATAGAAGTGTAGATGTCAAAATGATGGGgggcaaaaagaataaaaaaattcaaagaaaaatagaacTTAAACCTTTTATACACTAagttgagagagaaaatgacaTAAAATAAGAGAGGATTTTCATatctcaattaatttttttaaagataaaatagGAGAGGATatattaataaacaaaatacagatcttttaataaatttttttttttgaaaaaacaaaagtgCATGAGAAGGGAGGGTTACAATGTTTACGCACGCAGAATAACACGGAGAAAGATGAGAATCAATACACTCACTAGTACAGATCAGGGATCCTTGAAATGCCCAATCTTGGCTATTTATACACTAACTTGTTGGTTATGCTATTTCATGATGACATTGTCCATACTCCTTAAAAACAACTctttaagaaaatattgattctaaaaaaaaaaaaaaatctttaagaaaatattgatACCACgtgtaaaaaataattaatcaaatgtGTCATAAGtcatattaaattaaatgtaaGTCTACCACATGTTTATAGCAATTAATCACATGTTAAAAAGTAGTCATAATTAATGACATGTAtcattagtttatatatatatatatatatatgatattataCTGAACTAAATATTTGTTTTACATATTATTGGCCATATAATCAAAAGGCACCTTTCCTCCgagttttcttttgtgtttagaGTCTTATAAGCTATATTTGAATCTAGTCTAATTCTTTGTATCAATCTTTCTGCCCCATCTATTGTGAGGGgaaaaatgtattttcttttccatttcttttaattctttaatttaAGAATTCATAACATAAACATCAAATCAATCTTTaagaaagcatataaaaaatattaattgttgtaattctGGTCTTAAGAAAGCATATGTGTCATCATTTTATGCTTGGAAAAAGTGACACGTGGTATCATTGTGTGTATCCAAGAGTTTTAAGGATTcaacttttataaaatattataaatactCATGGGAAAACTTTAAGATCTTTAGCAATCTAGACATTGGTGGAGTGAAATAGGAGTGGATACATCACACTAGGATAGTGCTGTCCACCACCCACCTAGACTCAAAGTAGAAAGTACACCATATTTCGATAATACCAACTCAATATCTGTTTTGGTATTTCCTACTcaataaatgagtgacacctgtttcaaaaaaccacatcagactactccaataaatgattaatttatcttcCCAATAGTATAGAAGATTGCGATTAATTTATTGAAGTAGTCTGATGTGGTTTTTTGAAACAGGTGTCACTCATTTATTCGGTAGGAAATACCAAAACAGATGCTAAGTTAGTATTACCAAAACATGGTATACTTTCTTGACCCGAAGACCCGAAACTGGCTGATACACACCTGAAATCGATACAACCCAATCCTACTGATTTGAAACTCCATTCAGTCAATTGTGAGTTAAAATTTCCCTCACCCAATGCTGTCGAGTTGAGTCTGGGTTGGGCACAACCCGTGGACAGCGCTACACTAGCCAATGCTTAAAAGTAGCAActgaaaacaaaggaaaagataaataaatgaTAGCCCCAAAAACTAGAGGAAAAGATTATCCAAATATGTattgacaatatttttcttgacaGTACGATCAGCTAGAAAAAATTCTGGTGATCATAAGTTCATTATCCAAAAAATCTCGTCTCAGTGgtcaatttttaagaaaaaagtgaGGTTAAACATTGCACGAGGTAGcactgaaaaaaaaagaatgaagttcAAACTAATCAACATCAACAATCACATGTGGAAGGTATCTTCTCTCTAGGTCTCTCGTGAAGCCTAGAGGTGAAAAAAGCTCTGCCTGGTGCAAACTTTCTCTCCGGTACGGTAGAAACGTTGAGTAGATATGGATGAGATCACGAACAGGTACGCTGGGCTAAGACTTTCGGCGAAGGAAAGTGCTGAAGTTGAGCTACAAACTCCAGAAATTGAGTCTGGACCGATTCTAGTCGGAAAGTTCTATACTAAAAGATGGGTAAATCTGGAGTCGGTGGCGAGGGTGTTGAAACTAGCatggaaaacaaaataaagctttGAGGTGAGTGATTTGGGGGAGAATAGAGCCCTATTTCTTTTCAAAACGATGGATGATCTTGATAAAGTATTGCTACAAGGTCCTTGGTCATATGACAAGTACCTTCTTATCCTCCACAAGCTCCAAGCCAGGGAATCTGCTCGGAAGGTGCGTCTGGATAGGGTGTCATTCTGGATTCAAATCCATGGACTACCCACGATGAGCCAGACCAAGGAAATAGGAATGAGAATAGGGGAGACACTGGGGTTGGTGGAAAAAATGGTTGTGGATGACAAAGGATTCTGTATGGGTGGTTGTCTGTGCATCCGGGTATCGGTGAAAACTACTGAACCATTATTTCGGGGCCGTAAGATTCGATTGGGAAATGCAGAACCGATATGGGTAGAACTTAAATATGAACGGCTACCCATATTTTGCTACTGGTGCGGATTGATGGATCATGATGAAAAGGAATGTCTACAGTGGATAAGAAGCAAGGAGCCCCTGAGACCGGAGGAAAAACAATTCGGTGTGTGGATGAGGGCCGCGCCGGAAAGGACTCAGAAGCCACAGCTGGTCGACGAGATGAGAAACGGAAGCCACAGAGAGGATGGTGATGTTGACAAGACAGTTGACAGGATGGTGAATATCCCAAGGAAGCCTACGCAGGGGTGGCAGGAGGTTAATGGTCTGCAGGTAGGTACTTTAGAACCTACCAACCTCGACTGGGACGACGCGGAGAATACGAGGAAACTAGAGAACTGTGCTGAGCAGAGAAAGTTGGATTTGGCGCTGGAAAAAGACTTTGAAAAGCAACTTGCAGAGATTGACACAAGAATCCATGATGAAGAAGCCGGATTGATGAAAGAAGTGGGAAATGAACCTAAAGGGATGGAAAGCAACCTCTGCTAGGACCCAATATTAAAGTACACTCACGTGAATGGGTTCGATAATGGGGCATATAGTGGGCCAACTCAGCATGCCTGTGTAGGCTCAACTGATGCAAATGGGCCCAATAAGCTAGTAAATAAGGAAGGGGTTCCGGAACAAGCCCAACTCGGACACAACATTATTTTTACCTCAGTCAACCCAATGACTTGAAAGGAAGCCAACTCAATGAAAAAGCAGGGAAGGGGcctaaagaaaacaaagactaCTTCCGTAGCAACAAGAAAAGAGAACATGGCGGGGCTATGTTCAAACTCTTGCATGGAAGCCATGAATGTTCGGGGCGTGGTTATGGATGTTGATAGAGAAGAGGTAGGTAATAAAAGAAGGTGACACAGACCTCTGATGGAAATTGAAGGAGGAAATGGGAATGGAAAGAGAGTGAAGGTGGAAGGTGAGGTAAAGGAGCTTGGAATAGCTCTGAAACAGTATCATGGATCGATGGAGGCTGCGGAGCAGCCCCGCCGGGCACAATGAGTGCCTTAGCTTAGAACTGTagagggcttgggaaccccctAACAGTTAAAACACTCCAAAAAATTGTCAAGGAGGAAGATCCCATTCTAGTCTTTTTAATGGAGACTAAGTTTAAGATAACGGAGATGGaaggaattaaaagaaaagttgAGAGACAACATGGCCTGGTGGTGCCAAGCCAAAATCGTGGAGGCGGTCTAGCTCTAATTTGGAAGAATACTTTACAGGTGGAATCTTTGACTTACTCACAGAGGCATATTGATGTGATAGTGAATAAGGAGGGTGGTAATAAGAGATGGAGGTTTACTAGTTTTTACGGCAACCCGGAGATGAGCAAACGGGAGGAATCGTGGTCCTTGATTAGGAATCTCAGTAATAGATGTGATCTCCCTTGGGTGATTATTGGCGACTTCAATGAGCTACTTCATACAAATGAAAAAGAGGGAGGTAACGCACGACCTGAGGGTCAAATGAAGTTGTTTCGGGACACCCTTAATAGTTGTGAACTACGAGACATGGGCTATTGTGGGTCGGACTTTACATGGAGCCGAAAAATGGGCACAAAAGGGTGGGTTTGTGAACGGTTGGATAGGGCCTTTGTTTCCACGGACTGGTCAGGAATGTTTCCTACAGCCAAAATTTACCATGTTGCCAATTCAGTGTCTGATCACAGCATGCTGATTCTCAAGAATGCAAATCCAACCAGACAGCGGAAAAAGGGGCAGAAGCAGTTTAGATTTGAGTTGATGTGGCTGAAGGATGATCGGTGCTCAGGGGTGGTTAATGATGCTTGGGAAAGAGGTAGAATTATAGGGAATGATTGGCCTCTGCTTCAGTGTCTGGAGGAATGCCGTGCCTCATTGACCAAATGGAACAAGCACTCTTTTGGCCATGTAGGTAAACAGATCACTAAGTTACAAAGGCAGCTTCAGGTGTTAGAGAATATGAGGGGTGGCGAATCGACCCTAAAGGACATTCATGCTATAAAGAAGGAGTTGAATAGGTGGATGTTTATGAAGGAGGACATGTGACACCAATGTTCCTGAAATAATTGGTTGAGGGCAGGCGATATAAACACTACCTTTTTCCACACCAAAGCCTCTAACCGGTGGCAAAGAAACCTCATAAATAGAGTGCTGAACTCTAATAACATCTGGCAGGAAGATGAGGAGCAAGTCGGCAGGACTTTCCTCGATTATTTTGAGCAACTGTTTACATCTTCGCAGCCTGTTGTGGAGGAGGAACTACTTGAGGCTATTCACACAAAAGTCACTGATAGGATGAATGCTTCCTTGCTCAGAACCTTTAATGCACAGGAGGTGGAAAAGGCTCTTCATCAGATGCACCCTTTAAAAGTGCTCGGACCTGATGGTATGCCCCTTATTTTTTACCAACATTTCTGGCCTACGGTTAAATCTATTGTCATTAATACTGCGTTAGATTTTCTTAATCATGGCATTGCTCCCCCACATTTTAATGATACCCATATTGTACTAATCCCTAAAACTAAGAATCCGGAAAGGGTTACTGATTATAGGCCTATTAGCTTATGCAACGTGGCTTATAAGCTTGCCTCAAAAGTGGTGGCAAATCGAATGAAATATGTCTTGCAAGAGATTGTTTGTGAGAACCAGAGCGCCTTTGTGGCTGAAAGGCTCATCACCGATAATGTACTTGTGGCCCATGAGATGATGTCCCACATAAGTAGAAAAAAGAAGGGCAGATGTGGCAAAATGGCTTAAAGCTCAACATGAGCAAGGCATATGATCGAGTTGAGTGGGTCTGTTTGCAACAAATCATGAAAAGATTAGGGTTTCATGATGAATGTATTTCTATAGTGATGAAATGTGTGACTTCGGTGACCTATGCAGTGAGAATTAATGGACAACCTTGCGGCAAGATTCAACCAACCCGGGGATTGAGGCAAGGAGACCCATTGTCTCCATACCTCTTCCTCATTTGTGCAGAGGGCCTTTCTACACTCTTACACAATATGGTCCAACAGAAAAAGCTTAAAGGGGTGGCGGCATCAGTAAAGGGACCTAAAGTTTCACATCTTTTCTTCGCCGATGACAGCATCATCTTTGGACTTGCTACAAGGGAGTATGCAACTGAGATACATCGATTATTACAGGTATATGAAGTCTCTTCGGGCCAGCAACTAAATAGAAACAAGACTTCACTCTTTTTTAGCCCAAACACGGAGGTGGGGATAAGGGAAGATGTGAAAACTATGTTTGGCGCCGATGTGATAAAACCTCATGAATCCTATCTTGGGCTGCCCTCGCTGATTGGTAGATCCAAGTCCAATTCTTTTGCCCACTTGAAACAAAAAGTGGCGAATAAGGTGTCTGGCTGGAAGGAAAAATTATTGTCTAACGCCGGAAAAGAAATCCTGATTAAGGCTGTGGCACAGGCAGTGCCGTCGTATACCATGAGTTGCTTTCTCTTGCCAAACAATCTCTGTGATGACCTTACTGGGATGACCAGACAGTTCTGGTGGGGCTAAGCAAGCAAGGAGAAAAAATTAGCTTGGTTAAGCTGGGAAAAGTTGTGCATGCCAAAAGATAGAGGTGGTCTAGGCTTCTGAGACTTGAAACTCTTCAATATAGCTCTCTTAGCGAAACAAGGTTGGAGGCTGCAAACAAATACCTCCTCCTTGTTTTGCCGAGTCTTTCGAGCTAAATACTTCCCCCATTGTAGCTTTGTAGATGCTAACATAGGAAGAAATCCGTCCTATGTGTGGAGGAGTATGATGGCAGCTCAAGGGGTGGTGCGAAAAGGAATTAGATGGCAAGTGGGTGATGGAGCAAGCATTAGAGTGTGGTGCGACAAATGGGTGCCAAGACCGAGCACCTATATGGTGGTTTCTCCTGAGAAACTGTGGCTTCAGGTTGCTCTGGTCAAGGACCTCATAAACAGAGGTGAATGTGAATGGAATGTGGAGTTGGTCAAACAATGTTTCAGCGCTGAGGATGCTTTTGCTATTCTGGGTATACCGCTAAGCTTGACGGGTAGACATGATAAACTAGTTTGGGCTGCTAATAAGTCTGGAAAATTTTCAGTTAAGTCGGCATACGCTTTAGCGTATGAGGAAAAGCTTGAACAAAACAGGGGAGATTGCTCAAACGCCTCAATGTGCAAACGGGTGTGGCGAAGTATTTGGCAGTTGAAACTCCCCCACAAGCTGAGGCATTTCGCGTGGAAAGCTAGCCAGAACATACTAGCTATTAAGGACAATCTCATACGAAGGAAAATCACAGAGGATGCTACTTGTGTCTTATGCGGTCAACCTGAGGAAACAGCTTGTCACCTTCTATGGTTTTGCAAGCATGCACGTGAGGTGTGGGAATCCAACAAGTTTGCTTTGCCATTTGTTATAGACCAATCATGGTCCTTCTTGGATATTATCCAAAACCTGCAAAACCATGAAGTAACGCATCCCGGCTTGCTAGAGAAGGTTATCTCTATTTGCTGGGGAATTTGGAAGACCGAAATGAGAGAAGAATGGGGGGCTCGGGCAAACCGGGAAGAATGATTCTGAAAACAGCTTTGCATCTAGTGGAAGAATACAGCGCTGCAAATGAGTTTAGACAGGGGGACAAACAGGGGATGGGTCCAGCAAAAATTTGGAAGCCACCTGACCCAGAACGGTACAAGGTAAACGTTGACGGTGCAACGTTTGAAAGCCAGAAAAAAGCGGGAATAGGAGTGGTGATCCGGGATGAAAAAGGGGAGGTAGTCGTAGCTTTAAGCAAATTAGTGAATGCACCGTTGGGGGCTGTGGAGATCGAAGCAAAGGCTATGGAGGCCGGGGTGGTTTTTGCAAGAGATGTAGGCATAAGGGAGGCGGAGTTTGAAGGAGACTCGTTGATCGTTTGCATTGCTCTTCAAGGAGGTGAGGGAGCGCCGTCTTCCATTCAAAACGTGCTGGAAGGAACAATGGAACTTGTATCTGGCTTTAGGAGTTTTGCTTTCTCTCATGTAAAAAGACAGGGAAATGTCCCTGCTCACTTGTTAGCACAGTATGCTAAAGAGACTGAGAACTATGTAGTTTGGCTAGAGGAATGTCCTAACTTTCTTGAGCACACGTGTGCTCATGACATATCTGTAGTTTCTCACTCTTATCCTTAATGGTATTTCAGTattttcctatcaaaaaaaaaaaaaaaaacatcaacaatCACGTTGGCAACATGAAATTAATGGTTGTTGCAAAAGTATAATGGCGACGGACACGTAACTACACGTCGATTTTCAAGGGTTCAGGTCTTAGAGAGATTTGGCTTGTGTTTAATACTAAAACATTGGGCATAATACGAACACCATATATGTCCGAAGACATAGGATATAATATTCACATGTTagtccccctttttttttttaagaaaaaaaaatactagcaTACAATCCATGCAAACAtatggatgcatttaaaattaaatacaattttgatcataaaaatataaataattagtcaaattaattttttaaaagtaaat of the Quercus robur chromosome 10, dhQueRobu3.1, whole genome shotgun sequence genome contains:
- the LOC126704146 gene encoding uncharacterized protein LOC126704146, with protein sequence MILKTALHLVEEYSAANEFRQGDKQGMGPAKIWKPPDPERYKVNVDGATFESQKKAGIGVVIRDEKGEVVVALSKLVNAPLGAVEIEAKAMEAGVVFARDVGIREAEFEGDSLIVCIALQGGEGAPSSIQNVLEGTMELVSGFRSFAFSHVKRQGNVPAHLLAQYAKETENYVVWLEECPNFLEHTCAHDISVVSHSYP